From one Halosimplex rubrum genomic stretch:
- a CDS encoding 2-oxoacid:acceptor oxidoreductase subunit alpha, whose amino-acid sequence MTDQELIWRIAGGSGDGIDSNSRYFAKALMRSGLDVFTHRHYPSRIRGGHTYVEVRAAPDGAASRGDGYNFLLALGDSFARNPSEEAYYGNEELKPLSENLDDLREGGIIVYDSGLIDDEQVAEINLEERAEENGWHVYPVDLRGIAKEHGREIMRNNAGIGVTAALLDMDTSEYEGIMDEMWNDDILEANLAVIQDGFERAQEFDQTHDLEMPDHGEPEEAQALVSGSDAIAYGALDAGCRFIAGYPMTPWTDVFTIMSQNLPKFGGISEQVEDEIAAASLALGASHAGVKSMSGSSGGGFALMSEPLGLAEMSETPVVLVEAMRAGPSTGMPTKPEQADLEHVLYTSQGDSSRVVFAPGDQQECYEQIRTAFELAYDYQIPAILVYDQKLQGELRNVDASFFDREADGDPGSVVSEEEIAEAAEHHAGKFKRFQYDADDGKEGVSPRSVPGQKGGRFLATGNEHNEAGHISEDPTNRVLQMDRRLGKLESIREELDAKGNQTHHGPDEAEYGIMCWGSHQGTVFEAVDRLNDAGRSVKAIGVSDLMPYPEAEVSEFLESVEECLVVEMNATAQFRGLTQKELGRFGPKLSSLLKYNGNPFEPAEIVEGFESSIDGEELAVNNMKYVPAAGD is encoded by the coding sequence ATGACAGATCAGGAACTAATATGGCGGATCGCGGGTGGTTCCGGCGACGGTATCGACAGCAACAGTCGGTACTTCGCCAAGGCCCTCATGCGATCGGGGCTCGACGTATTCACACACCGACACTACCCGTCCCGGATTCGGGGCGGCCACACGTACGTGGAGGTACGAGCGGCGCCCGACGGGGCGGCCTCGCGCGGGGACGGGTACAACTTCCTCCTCGCGCTCGGCGACAGTTTCGCGCGGAACCCCTCGGAAGAGGCCTACTACGGCAACGAGGAACTGAAACCGCTCTCGGAGAACCTGGACGACCTCCGCGAGGGCGGCATCATCGTCTACGACTCGGGGCTCATCGACGACGAGCAGGTCGCGGAGATCAATCTGGAGGAGCGCGCCGAGGAGAACGGCTGGCACGTCTACCCGGTCGATCTGCGCGGCATCGCGAAGGAACACGGCCGCGAGATCATGCGCAACAACGCCGGGATCGGCGTCACCGCCGCGCTGCTCGACATGGACACCTCCGAGTACGAGGGGATCATGGACGAGATGTGGAACGACGACATCCTCGAAGCCAACCTCGCGGTCATCCAGGACGGCTTCGAGCGGGCCCAGGAGTTCGACCAGACCCACGACCTGGAGATGCCCGACCACGGCGAGCCCGAGGAGGCCCAGGCGCTGGTCTCGGGTAGCGACGCCATCGCCTACGGGGCGCTCGACGCCGGCTGTCGGTTCATCGCCGGCTACCCGATGACCCCGTGGACGGACGTGTTCACGATCATGTCCCAGAACCTGCCGAAGTTCGGCGGGATCTCCGAGCAGGTCGAGGACGAGATCGCAGCCGCGTCGCTGGCGCTCGGCGCCAGTCACGCTGGCGTCAAGTCGATGTCCGGGTCGTCGGGCGGCGGCTTCGCCCTGATGAGCGAACCGCTCGGGCTCGCGGAGATGTCCGAGACGCCGGTCGTGCTCGTCGAGGCGATGCGCGCCGGCCCCTCGACCGGGATGCCGACCAAGCCCGAGCAGGCCGACCTCGAACACGTCCTCTACACGAGCCAGGGCGACTCCAGTCGCGTCGTCTTCGCGCCGGGCGACCAGCAGGAGTGTTACGAGCAGATCCGGACCGCCTTCGAGCTGGCCTACGACTACCAGATCCCGGCGATCCTCGTCTACGACCAGAAGCTCCAGGGCGAGCTCCGGAACGTCGACGCGAGCTTCTTCGACCGCGAGGCCGACGGCGACCCCGGCTCGGTCGTCTCCGAGGAGGAGATCGCCGAGGCCGCCGAACACCACGCGGGCAAGTTCAAGCGCTTCCAGTACGACGCCGACGACGGCAAGGAGGGCGTCAGCCCCCGCTCGGTGCCCGGCCAGAAGGGCGGCCGTTTCCTCGCGACCGGCAACGAGCACAACGAGGCCGGCCACATCAGCGAGGACCCCACGAATCGCGTCCTGCAGATGGACCGGCGGCTCGGCAAGCTCGAGAGCATCCGCGAGGAACTGGACGCGAAGGGCAACCAGACCCACCACGGTCCCGACGAGGCCGAGTACGGGATCATGTGCTGGGGGAGCCACCAGGGGACGGTCTTCGAGGCCGTCGACCGGCTCAACGACGCGGGCCGCTCGGTCAAGGCCATCGGCGTCAGCGACCTGATGCCCTACCCCGAGGCCGAGGTCAGCGAGTTCCTCGAATCCGTCGAGGAGTGTCTCGTCGTCGAGATGAACGCGACCGCGCAGTTCCGCGGGCTCACCCAGAAGGAACTCGGTCGCTTCGGGCCGAAGCTCTCCAGCCTGCTGAAGTACAACGGGAACCCGTTCGAACCGGCCGAGATCGTCGAGGGCTTCGAGTCCAGCATCGACGGCGAGGAGCTGGCCGTGAACAACATGAAGTACGTCCCAGCGGCAGGTGACTAA
- a CDS encoding sensor histidine kinase — translation MIRRTLAVGSVALTGVALVVGAVSNAAGAEGNGVALALVALGAVLGVAILAGAAYLYRSDVATAHTARIAGWNLLGVALLGVILALARAAPGVSIPAYVVVDVLGVSSVAHLLIGYNDVRRIRAEELARQRRTLAVVNRLTRHNLRNRTQILTGHAVALAEELDDPAHRRAAETIRDTARDLAEMDGELETIQTALNGDSPDRSVGLSAIVEDVLGPYRESHPDGTFQADVPDGFTVYGDEQLRTAVEHLVENAVEHGGSDRPYVRVAAETDGDSAEIRVSDRGPGVPDDEVAVLDGDREISQLEHGSGLGLWVAKTVAERHGGDLTIENGDRGATVSLSVRAA, via the coding sequence ATGATTCGACGAACGCTCGCGGTCGGAAGCGTCGCGCTGACCGGTGTGGCGCTGGTCGTCGGGGCGGTGTCGAACGCCGCCGGGGCGGAGGGAAACGGCGTCGCGCTCGCGCTGGTGGCGCTCGGGGCGGTGCTGGGCGTCGCCATCCTCGCCGGCGCGGCGTACCTCTACCGCAGCGACGTGGCCACCGCGCACACGGCGCGGATCGCCGGGTGGAACCTCCTCGGAGTCGCGCTGCTGGGCGTGATCCTCGCGCTCGCCCGCGCGGCGCCCGGGGTCTCGATCCCGGCCTACGTCGTCGTCGACGTGCTCGGCGTGAGTTCTGTCGCGCACCTGCTCATCGGGTACAACGACGTGCGCCGCATCCGGGCGGAGGAACTCGCCCGCCAGCGCCGTACGCTCGCGGTCGTCAACCGGCTCACGCGCCACAACCTCCGCAACCGGACCCAGATCCTCACCGGCCACGCCGTGGCGCTCGCCGAGGAACTGGACGACCCCGCCCACCGGCGAGCCGCCGAGACCATCCGCGACACCGCCCGCGACCTCGCGGAGATGGACGGGGAACTGGAGACCATCCAGACCGCGCTCAACGGCGACTCGCCGGACCGATCGGTCGGCCTCTCCGCCATCGTCGAGGACGTGCTCGGCCCCTACCGCGAGTCCCACCCCGACGGCACTTTCCAGGCCGACGTGCCCGACGGGTTTACCGTCTACGGCGACGAGCAGCTGCGGACCGCGGTCGAACACCTCGTCGAGAACGCGGTCGAACACGGCGGGTCGGACCGGCCGTACGTCCGCGTCGCCGCCGAGACCGACGGCGACAGCGCCGAGATCCGCGTCTCGGACCGCGGTCCCGGGGTCCCCGACGACGAGGTCGCCGTCCTCGACGGCGACCGCGAGATCTCCCAGCTCGAACACGGGTCCGGGCTGGGCCTGTGGGTCGCGAAAACGGTCGCCGAACGCCACGGTGGCGACCTCACCATCGAGAACGGCGACCGCGGCGCGACCGTCTCGCTCAGCGTCCGGGCCGCGTGA
- a CDS encoding acyl-CoA dehydrogenase family protein → MELLDERPVPEEAHDVKRQAREFAAEHIAPNAQAYFESGEYPTEVLEAGMDAGLVAQDIGEEYGGKGFSLEQVLAIAEEFYRADAGIALTLQLASFGAEILEEHGDDDLKEEFLRPVAENEEITGLAVSEPETGSDLAGMATTAERDGDEYVLNGEKYWIGNGVEADWVTVYAKTGDDEDNRYGNYSLFVVPTDTDGYNAEHIPEKMAFRASKQAHLTLEDCRVPEEYLIGVEGAGFYMLAEFFNHGRVIVGGHGIGMAAAAIEEAWEFVHDREAFGRSVDEFQAVQHKLADMRTEFEAARALTWRAADQVAGSDDAGFWAAMAKLKATETANDCAQKAMQLHGGRSVLTERRVARVYRDVRVPVIYEGANDIQRNLVYNQAPK, encoded by the coding sequence ATGGAACTGCTTGACGAACGGCCGGTCCCCGAGGAAGCGCACGACGTGAAACGGCAGGCCCGGGAGTTCGCGGCCGAGCACATCGCACCGAACGCCCAGGCGTACTTCGAGTCCGGCGAGTACCCGACGGAGGTACTGGAGGCGGGGATGGACGCCGGGCTGGTCGCCCAGGACATCGGCGAGGAGTACGGCGGGAAGGGCTTCTCGCTGGAGCAGGTGCTGGCCATCGCCGAAGAGTTCTACCGCGCCGACGCCGGCATCGCGCTGACGCTCCAGCTGGCGAGTTTCGGCGCCGAGATCCTCGAGGAGCACGGCGACGACGACCTCAAGGAGGAGTTCCTCCGGCCCGTCGCCGAGAACGAGGAGATCACCGGTCTCGCCGTCTCCGAGCCCGAGACGGGCAGCGACCTCGCCGGGATGGCGACGACCGCCGAGAGAGACGGCGACGAGTACGTCTTGAACGGCGAGAAGTACTGGATCGGCAACGGCGTCGAGGCCGACTGGGTGACCGTCTACGCGAAGACCGGTGACGACGAGGACAACCGGTACGGCAACTACTCGCTGTTCGTCGTCCCGACCGACACCGACGGATACAACGCCGAGCACATCCCCGAGAAGATGGCCTTCCGGGCGTCGAAGCAGGCCCATCTCACGCTGGAGGACTGTCGGGTCCCCGAGGAGTACCTGATCGGCGTCGAGGGCGCGGGCTTCTACATGCTCGCGGAGTTCTTCAACCACGGTCGCGTGATCGTCGGCGGCCACGGTATCGGCATGGCGGCGGCGGCCATCGAGGAGGCGTGGGAGTTCGTCCACGACCGCGAGGCGTTCGGCCGCTCGGTCGACGAGTTCCAGGCCGTCCAGCACAAGCTCGCGGACATGCGGACGGAGTTCGAGGCCGCTCGGGCGCTGACCTGGCGGGCCGCCGACCAGGTGGCCGGGAGCGACGACGCCGGCTTCTGGGCGGCGATGGCGAAGCTCAAGGCGACGGAGACGGCCAACGACTGCGCCCAGAAGGCGATGCAGCTCCACGGCGGTCGGTCCGTGCTCACCGAACGCCGGGTGGCGCGAGTCTACCGCGACGTGCGCGTGCCGGTCATCTACGAGGGAGCCAACGACATCCAGCGCAACCTCGTGTACAACCAGGCGCCGAAGTAG
- a CDS encoding chemotaxis protein CheC yields the protein MSLKIDIRKLGLFNKMAKEGGNTVADHLSQMTGMETEMEITKINFIDIPDIKTHVGHAEQIGISIEMVEPPHGHILFLLEAGSAKELSHGMIGDMGETDPNASGFTDMERSAIQEIGNIMTSGFIDGWANVLDTTIDIGPPSFIFGPGSGMVDDLVGDRESDMALMFDSHVQAPDSNVDVKVYTFPELDELVELMQQIEV from the coding sequence ATGAGTCTGAAGATAGATATCCGGAAACTCGGGTTGTTCAACAAGATGGCCAAGGAGGGCGGGAACACGGTCGCGGACCACCTCAGCCAGATGACGGGGATGGAGACGGAGATGGAGATCACCAAGATCAACTTCATCGACATCCCGGACATCAAGACCCACGTGGGCCACGCCGAGCAGATCGGCATCAGCATCGAGATGGTCGAACCGCCCCACGGCCACATCCTCTTTCTGCTCGAAGCCGGGAGCGCGAAGGAACTCTCCCACGGGATGATCGGCGACATGGGCGAGACGGACCCGAACGCGAGCGGGTTCACCGACATGGAGCGGTCGGCGATCCAGGAGATCGGCAACATCATGACCAGCGGCTTCATCGACGGCTGGGCGAACGTCCTCGACACCACTATCGACATCGGTCCGCCCTCGTTCATCTTCGGTCCCGGGTCCGGGATGGTCGACGACCTCGTCGGCGACCGCGAGAGCGACATGGCCCTGATGTTCGACTCGCACGTCCAGGCGCCCGACTCCAACGTCGACGTGAAGGTGTACACCTTCCCCGAACTCGACGAACTCGTCGAGTTGATGCAGCAGATCGAGGTCTGA
- a CDS encoding O-methyltransferase → MADYVISEFLESYATALGPESDETLDEMGAQARDEGFPYVGPAVGGWLAMLARFADAERVFEFGSGFGYSAYWFARELPADGEVVLTEIDEDELDQAREYLDRGGLADRAAFEHGDAIETVDAYDGPFDVVLIDCQKERYAEAFEAVREKVAPGGIVAADNAVAGGSIDAGDLRAYFEDGGAADGADRSAMDGMTEGIADYLDTVADDDAFETTLLPLGEGVAVSQREH, encoded by the coding sequence ATGGCCGATTACGTGATATCGGAGTTCCTCGAATCGTACGCGACCGCGCTGGGTCCGGAGTCCGACGAGACACTCGACGAGATGGGCGCGCAGGCCCGCGACGAGGGGTTCCCCTACGTCGGGCCGGCCGTCGGCGGCTGGCTGGCGATGCTGGCCCGCTTCGCCGACGCCGAGCGGGTCTTCGAGTTCGGCTCGGGCTTCGGCTACTCGGCGTACTGGTTCGCGCGCGAACTGCCCGCCGACGGCGAGGTCGTCCTCACCGAGATCGACGAAGACGAGCTCGACCAAGCCCGGGAGTACCTCGACCGCGGTGGCCTCGCCGACCGCGCGGCCTTCGAACACGGCGACGCCATCGAGACGGTCGATGCGTACGACGGCCCGTTCGACGTGGTGCTGATCGACTGCCAGAAGGAGCGCTACGCCGAGGCGTTCGAGGCCGTCCGCGAGAAGGTGGCGCCGGGCGGGATCGTCGCCGCCGACAACGCCGTCGCCGGCGGCTCGATCGACGCCGGCGACCTGCGAGCGTACTTCGAGGACGGCGGGGCCGCGGATGGGGCGGACCGGTCGGCGATGGACGGCATGACGGAGGGGATCGCGGACTACCTCGATACGGTCGCCGACGACGACGCCTTCGAGACGACGCTGTTGCCGCTCGGCGAGGGCGTCGCGGTCAGCCAGCGCGAGCACTGA
- a CDS encoding cytochrome P450, translated as MSDTPPGPKGEPLFGSSRRYARDPFSFISALEETYDDVVNFDMGPMETYMVTDPTDVERILVSEADSYRKPDFQNDALGDLLGDGLLLSEGETWERQRELANPAFRMSRLMGMADRVTNHAESMVDAWEPGDTVDAETEMARVTLNVILDLMMGVELSASRVDTVQNQLDPLGRRFEPDPLRFAMPDWVPMPGDEEFETAVAELDSVLDDIVAARRGDGGVRGVSTVVDSPAADDGPPMDFLSVLLRAQDRGEQSAELLRDEMMTMLLAGHDTTALTLTYTWFLLSEHPEAERRVQAEVDEVLDGDRPSMDHVREFEYLDWVINEAMRLYPPVFTIFREPTEPVELGGYRVDAGSTLMLPQWGVHRSGRYWDDPEAFDPGRFSPERRDDRPRFAFFPFGGGPRHCIGKHLSLLEAKLIVATVVSEYELDFQGETPLELMPSLTMHPRQTMEMELVER; from the coding sequence ATGTCAGACACTCCGCCGGGACCCAAGGGCGAGCCGCTGTTCGGGAGCAGTCGGCGCTACGCCCGGGACCCGTTCTCGTTCATCTCCGCGCTCGAGGAGACCTACGACGACGTGGTCAACTTCGATATGGGGCCGATGGAGACGTACATGGTCACCGACCCCACAGACGTCGAGCGGATCCTCGTCTCCGAGGCCGATTCCTACCGCAAGCCGGACTTCCAGAACGACGCGCTGGGCGACCTGCTCGGCGACGGACTCCTCCTGAGCGAGGGCGAGACCTGGGAACGCCAGCGCGAACTCGCGAATCCGGCGTTCCGGATGTCACGACTGATGGGGATGGCCGACCGCGTCACGAACCACGCCGAGTCGATGGTCGACGCGTGGGAGCCGGGCGACACCGTCGACGCCGAGACGGAGATGGCCCGCGTGACCCTGAACGTCATCCTCGATCTGATGATGGGCGTCGAGCTCTCCGCGTCGCGGGTCGACACCGTCCAGAACCAGCTCGACCCGCTCGGGCGGCGCTTCGAGCCCGACCCGCTCAGATTCGCGATGCCCGACTGGGTGCCGATGCCCGGCGACGAGGAGTTCGAGACGGCGGTCGCCGAACTCGATTCGGTGCTCGACGACATCGTCGCGGCGCGGCGGGGCGACGGCGGGGTCCGCGGCGTCTCGACGGTGGTCGACTCGCCAGCGGCGGACGACGGCCCGCCGATGGACTTCCTGTCGGTCCTCCTGCGCGCGCAGGACCGCGGCGAGCAGTCCGCCGAGCTGCTCCGCGACGAGATGATGACGATGCTGCTCGCGGGCCACGACACCACCGCGCTGACGCTCACCTACACGTGGTTCCTGCTCTCGGAACACCCCGAGGCCGAACGCCGCGTCCAGGCGGAAGTCGACGAGGTCCTCGACGGGGACCGTCCGAGCATGGACCACGTCCGGGAGTTCGAGTACCTTGACTGGGTGATCAACGAGGCGATGCGGCTGTACCCGCCCGTGTTTACGATCTTCCGTGAGCCCACCGAGCCCGTGGAACTCGGCGGCTACCGCGTCGACGCGGGGTCGACGCTCATGCTCCCCCAGTGGGGCGTCCACCGTTCGGGCCGGTACTGGGACGACCCGGAGGCGTTCGACCCCGGGCGGTTCAGTCCCGAGCGCCGCGACGATCGGCCGCGGTTCGCCTTCTTCCCGTTCGGCGGCGGCCCGCGCCACTGCATCGGCAAGCACCTCTCGCTGCTGGAGGCCAAACTCATCGTCGCCACCGTCGTCTCCGAGTACGAACTCGACTTTCAGGGGGAGACGCCGCTGGAACTGATGCCGTCGCTGACGATGCATCCCCGGCAGACGATGGAGATGGAACTCGTCGAGCGCTGA
- a CDS encoding NUDIX hydrolase has protein sequence MPNTPPDYCPNCGGRLEPVDPPAVQHCGDCGEYEFYNPIPTARVAVLDGASEGERASLLLVKVDAADRDLWGTPGGMVEAGEDPDVAGARELAEETTLTVDPGDLVLFDARTFAKFGDVQKTYLCYAVDDGDVSGTPEADDEVAEARFWTPAELAAADDRLLTSWPESYKRPEWWVEEGRAALDRTE, from the coding sequence GTGCCGAACACGCCGCCCGACTACTGCCCGAACTGCGGCGGGCGACTGGAGCCGGTCGACCCGCCGGCGGTCCAGCACTGCGGCGACTGCGGCGAGTACGAGTTCTACAACCCGATCCCGACCGCGCGGGTCGCGGTCCTCGACGGCGCGAGCGAGGGGGAACGCGCGAGCCTCCTCCTCGTGAAGGTCGACGCGGCCGACCGGGACCTGTGGGGAACGCCCGGCGGGATGGTCGAAGCGGGCGAAGACCCCGACGTGGCTGGGGCTCGCGAACTGGCGGAGGAGACGACGCTGACTGTCGACCCCGGGGACCTCGTGCTGTTCGACGCGCGGACGTTCGCGAAGTTCGGCGACGTGCAGAAGACGTATCTCTGCTACGCCGTCGACGACGGAGACGTGTCCGGGACCCCCGAGGCGGACGACGAGGTGGCCGAAGCCCGCTTCTGGACGCCCGCCGAACTCGCGGCGGCCGACGACCGGTTGCTGACCAGTTGGCCGGAGTCGTACAAGCGTCCGGAGTGGTGGGTCGAGGAGGGGCGGGCGGCGCTCGACCGCACGGAGTAG
- a CDS encoding mechanosensitive ion channel family protein, giving the protein MRRVGQASLAAAAVAGVASRFVAAATVEFGSVWGVSVERAAVTGLLAAAVVLATYGAYRVVGGWLTDRAESKRRRHDLRNVLRLAFGLIGTVGLAGVVTEQWVGVLFSLGVVGFAVTFALQQPLFSLIGWVYIMVNRPYQVGDRVAIEDSKGDVVEVNFLVTTLWEINGDLVSSNQPSGRTITVPNSVVLSAHVTNFTREEFPFVWNEVAVEVAYETDLAFARERMVAVAEDVVGEGMARSVERYRERLAETPVELEVQSQPTVNVSQEGSWVKLRLRYIVHPRRGQRTKNELYERILAEFNEHPDRVKFPVSRNR; this is encoded by the coding sequence ATGCGACGGGTCGGGCAGGCCTCGCTGGCCGCTGCGGCGGTCGCAGGGGTGGCGAGTCGGTTCGTGGCGGCCGCGACGGTCGAGTTCGGCAGCGTCTGGGGCGTCTCGGTCGAGCGGGCGGCGGTCACCGGGTTGCTGGCGGCCGCGGTCGTCCTCGCGACCTACGGCGCCTACCGCGTGGTCGGCGGCTGGCTCACCGATCGGGCGGAGAGCAAACGCCGCCGCCACGACCTGCGCAACGTCCTCCGGTTGGCCTTCGGGCTGATCGGGACCGTCGGACTGGCCGGCGTCGTCACCGAACAGTGGGTCGGCGTCCTCTTCTCGCTGGGCGTCGTCGGGTTCGCGGTCACCTTCGCGCTCCAGCAGCCGCTCTTCTCGCTGATCGGCTGGGTGTACATCATGGTCAACCGCCCCTACCAGGTCGGCGACCGGGTCGCCATCGAGGACTCGAAGGGCGACGTGGTCGAGGTGAACTTCCTCGTGACGACGCTGTGGGAGATAAACGGCGATCTGGTCTCCTCGAACCAGCCGTCGGGCCGGACGATCACCGTCCCGAACTCCGTCGTCCTCTCGGCGCACGTGACGAACTTCACCCGCGAGGAGTTCCCGTTCGTCTGGAACGAGGTGGCCGTCGAGGTGGCCTACGAGACCGACCTCGCCTTTGCCCGCGAGCGGATGGTCGCGGTCGCCGAGGACGTGGTCGGCGAGGGGATGGCCCGCAGCGTCGAACGCTACCGCGAGCGACTGGCCGAGACGCCCGTGGAACTCGAAGTCCAGTCCCAGCCGACGGTCAACGTCTCCCAGGAGGGGTCGTGGGTGAAACTCCGCCTGCGGTACATCGTCCACCCGCGGCGGGGCCAGCGGACGAAAAACGAGCTCTACGAGCGGATCCTCGCCGAGTTCAACGAGCATCCCGACCGCGTGAAGTTCCCGGTGAGCCGCAACCGGTGA
- a CDS encoding NADH-quinone oxidoreductase subunit N encodes MVVDIAGFQVADWVALTPAILFGATAMLLFIVDSIDPQPGTSSNAVLAGVSTVGALASFLVAGYFLVLGVGQPRGSGAIDLYGGALIVDGMSLFFVVIVGSVTALVTLASYDYLDGQEYQAEYYGLVIMAATGMSLMASANSLATVFVSLELASLPSFALVAFLKTDRGSVEGGLKYFLVGALSSSVLAYGISLVYAATGSLQLDAVAEALAAGSSIPTGILGVGVIMMLLGFAYKTASVPFHFWAPEAYEGAPAPVSAFLSSASKAAGFVVAFRVFLTAFPEVGGLAGGDPMVDWVTAVTVLAVVTMTVGNFAAATQEKVKRMLAYSSIGHAGYVLIGLAALTPGVDNGLVLGASMMHLLVYGFMNTGAFLFLALTEYWGVGRTFQDFNGLSKQAPLACAAMTIFLFSLAGLPVGGGFISKLYLLLGTVNGGAWLLAASLIVNSALSLYYYSRVVKAMWIEEPDGEFDLGGYPSSLYAAVVIAAFVTFALLPAFGLLSPSAFDAASVLFG; translated from the coding sequence ATGGTAGTCGACATCGCGGGCTTTCAGGTGGCCGACTGGGTCGCGCTGACGCCGGCGATCCTCTTCGGCGCGACCGCCATGCTGCTGTTCATCGTGGACAGCATCGATCCCCAGCCGGGGACGAGTTCCAACGCCGTCCTCGCGGGCGTGTCGACGGTCGGCGCGCTCGCGTCGTTCCTCGTCGCCGGGTACTTCCTCGTGCTCGGCGTCGGTCAACCGCGGGGCTCGGGCGCGATCGACCTGTACGGCGGCGCGCTGATCGTCGACGGGATGAGCCTGTTCTTCGTCGTCATCGTCGGCAGCGTGACCGCGCTGGTGACGCTGGCAAGCTACGACTACCTCGACGGCCAGGAGTACCAGGCCGAGTACTACGGGCTGGTCATCATGGCCGCGACGGGCATGTCGCTGATGGCCTCGGCCAACAGCCTCGCGACGGTGTTCGTCAGCCTCGAACTCGCCAGCCTGCCGTCGTTCGCGCTGGTCGCGTTCCTCAAGACGGACCGCGGCAGCGTCGAGGGCGGCCTGAAGTACTTCCTCGTCGGCGCGCTGTCGTCGTCGGTGCTCGCCTACGGGATCAGCCTCGTCTACGCCGCGACGGGGAGCCTCCAGCTCGACGCCGTCGCAGAGGCACTGGCCGCGGGCTCGTCGATTCCGACCGGCATCCTCGGCGTCGGCGTCATCATGATGCTGCTCGGGTTCGCCTACAAGACCGCGAGCGTGCCGTTCCACTTCTGGGCGCCCGAGGCGTACGAGGGCGCGCCGGCGCCGGTGTCGGCGTTCCTCTCGTCGGCCTCGAAGGCCGCCGGGTTCGTCGTCGCCTTCCGCGTGTTCCTCACCGCGTTCCCCGAGGTCGGCGGGCTGGCGGGCGGCGACCCCATGGTCGACTGGGTCACCGCCGTCACCGTCCTCGCGGTCGTCACGATGACCGTCGGGAACTTCGCCGCCGCCACCCAGGAGAAGGTCAAGCGGATGCTCGCCTACTCCTCGATCGGCCACGCCGGCTACGTCCTCATCGGACTGGCCGCGCTCACGCCGGGCGTCGACAACGGACTCGTCCTCGGCGCGAGCATGATGCACCTGCTCGTCTACGGGTTCATGAACACCGGCGCGTTCCTGTTCCTCGCGCTCACCGAGTACTGGGGCGTCGGCCGCACCTTCCAGGACTTCAACGGCCTCTCGAAGCAGGCGCCGCTGGCCTGCGCCGCGATGACCATCTTCCTGTTCAGCCTCGCCGGCCTGCCGGTCGGCGGCGGCTTCATCTCGAAGCTCTACCTGCTGCTGGGAACGGTCAACGGCGGCGCCTGGCTGCTGGCCGCCTCGCTCATCGTCAACAGCGCCCTGTCGCTGTACTACTACAGCCGGGTCGTCAAGGCGATGTGGATCGAGGAGCCCGACGGCGAGTTCGACCTGGGCGGCTACCCGAGTTCGCTGTACGCCGCCGTCGTCATCGCCGCGTTCGTCACGTTCGCGCTGCTGCCCGCGTTCGGCCTCCTCTCGCCGAGCGCCTTCGACGCCGCGAGCGTCCTGTTCGGCTGA